A stretch of the Portunus trituberculatus isolate SZX2019 chromosome 11, ASM1759143v1, whole genome shotgun sequence genome encodes the following:
- the LOC123502501 gene encoding uncharacterized protein LOC123502501 — translation MKRELKRTGGGPPPAAVSNESDQVLAILGSDIEDIGNPYDLDAMPSTAKSHRHGRLIRITKFLFGIGDSSTMVCEVVALDTPQEAMVTPQVAMVEETVMLEKTPGPTTSTPRGKSKRKFNDTDFYLDATEARNVTKERVETQKRMMRKKEYFLDLQIQDMEIRKKETEIRKKEAEVLLQIALKKLENENKNC, via the exons ATGAAAAGAGAACTTAAACGAACTGGTGGTGGGCCCCCTCCTGCAGCTGTCTCCAACGAGTCAGACCAAGTGCTGGCAATCCTTGGCTCTGATATAGAGGATATAGGAAACCCCTATGACCTAGATGCCATGCCATCTACTG CCAAGTCACACCGACATGGTCGGCTCATCCGAATTACCAAGTTTCTCTTTGGGATTG GAGACTCCAGCACCATGGTCTGTGAGGTGGTGGCCTTGGATACACCACAGGAGGCCATGGTCACACCACAGGTGGCAATGGTAGAGGAGACAGTTATGTTAGAGAAGACACCAGGAcccaccacttcaacaccaaGAGGGAAGTCAAAAAGAAAATTCAATGACACCGATTTCTATTTAGATGCCACAGAGGCAAGAAATGTAACAAAAGAAAGGgttgaaacacaaaaaagaatgatgaggaaaaaagaatattttttaGATTTGCAAATACAGGAtatggagataaggaagaaggagactGAGATACGGAAGAAGGAGGCTGAGGTACTCTTACAGATAGCCTtgaaaaaacttgaaaatgagaacaaaaattGCTAG
- the LOC123502263 gene encoding uncharacterized protein LOC123502263 codes for MANYLRIWDDWEFWEEDEEFEAAQEIVARRRRRIVKDRMNPFTSMSDEEFIDRFRLRKDSTHDLIEKIKDDLVATTDSRGCPVPPYLQFLIAMRCMATGDHQRTVADCHDVSQTTVSECLKTVSRAVASRSRKLHMSSLWQ; via the exons ATGGCCAATTATCTTCGCATATGGGATGACTGGGAGTTttgggaggaggatgaggaatttGAGGCAGCCCAAGAAATTGTTGCTCGTAGACGTCGCAGGATTGTTAAAG ataGGATGAACCCCTTCACTTCAATGAGTGACGAGGAATTCATCGACCGGTTTAGGCTCCGAAAGGATTCCACTCATGATCTCATTGAAAAAATCAAGGATGATCTTGTAGCAACAACAGATTCAAGAG GCTGCCCCGTCCCACCATACCTGCAGTTTCTCATTGCAATGCGGTGCATGGCTACCGGCGATCACCAAAGAACTGTAGCTGATTGCCACGATGTGTCGCAGACAACAGTCAGTGAATGCCTGAAGACTGTTTCAAGAGCAGTTGCCAGTAGGAGTAGGAAATTACATATGTCCTCCCTCTGGCAATGA